The Nycticebus coucang isolate mNycCou1 chromosome 10, mNycCou1.pri, whole genome shotgun sequence sequence aaaaaaagaaaaaaaaatacacaaccaaaaacaaagcagtttgtatatgttgttgaatattgtctgggcaacacgtggtcttttggggtatgagatgttagtcacagttctgatacgactggaggctgctgatttctcaaaccccagcaggtagacaccctaaatctctcttcagcccacttaaaaggcactttgaacttgtaaacttgctgagcagaagctttcccagctttctcgctggaatcactgctgaagtggctatccacttactcagtgtgccaaaaccggtctcactctgcccctgagggttagggctgcaaggcggctcagaccccacccttaggctacttggttgctgggttaccagctcccacccgtttctagctctgctaccctgagggcggagcttgccggggcagatcattgacaatggatccgtgtgacccaccgccaaacactattagctccgtctggctcagcggctcagactggggccctagacaacggccaaagttctccgcactcccactcaggccttccccaaggcagttcaactcagtgccaagtccaaggacatcaaaagagttcacaggtaaggcctttctggtttgcagtctcgctgctactgaacttacagttgtgggcgggtttagacgggttgaacacacgcgaccacttgccggttttccactgttttagtcctcctcttggggtccagaagtctctcgctgactccctgtatcctcataggagtgatgataggcagttcccaccagccagagatgcctggagtcctatctccccagactcacggtgcccagatgcaaggaagctgttactcggctgccatcttgctccgccccccccttgtttcttaattttatctGTATCTTTTTTATCCAAGATAAAGACCTTAGTACTTTACCTTTTGacccttttttcactttttttgttcacttttagTGTTCTACATGCAGgctctgttcttttttctaataTCAGTCCCTGTAGCCTGACCTGTGGTGCCCATAGCTGTGAATTGTCATCAGGGGAGTTTTACTAGGCATGGCATGGCATAGAATTCTGGGCCCCTCTTGGACCCAAGCCAGAAAAACAAGAGAGCAGAAATTAATGGTTCCTGTTTTCAGGAAATGCACAGACTGAGGGAGGCAATAAAATCACAGATATGTTTGTTTTTAGTCGGGGTTTTCCTTTATTGTCCAGACTGGAGtcagtggtatgatcacagctcactacaactttgaactcttgggttcaaatgatcctcctgcttcagcctcctgagtatacTGGGACTACTACTACATAATTAGCCAttatgcctgactaatttttcaaaaaaacttttgtagagacagactcttgtCATGTTGCttaagctgatctcaaactcatggcctcacatgatcctcctgccttggcctcataaagtgctgggattacaggcctaagcaaCCCTGTCCAGCCCACAGATGTTTTTAATATGGCATTATAACTGTCACAATTTACGTAATGAATAAAATACTATAAGAATGTTTataccagtgcctgccacataaAAGGGCCCCTGGAAAAACTTTTGGAAAAATCAGTAAATGAATAGGAGTGTCTATGTGGTATAGTTACTGACAGCCTCTCTGAAGAGATAACGTTTGAGCTAATTTTTGCAGGATCTATCAAATTGGGATGGTAGGTGGGCAATGGTTTGGATAGTTTTGCTGGAAGAACAGCTTGCATGCAAGAACTAAGTTGTGAATTTAAGTGTGAATGTTATTAATTATGTGGGAGAATAGCTGAAGGTAATGGTTAGAGCCAGGTTGGGAGAGGCTATTTAATAGGCCATGGTAGGGAATTTGGACTTTGTTTTCCAAGAGATACCTGAGAGTTTCCAAGGGAAGAGTCATGGCAGAAGATGTATTCTTTTGGAGGTGAGTTTGTGGTCAGTATTAGCTTGAAGTAGCAAGAGATGGTTAGTGTGGATGTGATTAaggtgctattttattttttattttattttattttatttattaattaatgttttcattaagAAGGGAACGCATGTTTGttgtacaaaataaaagaaatccaaaaaaagttttaaaagttaatattctCCAATCTCTCTTTCAGATATGTACTATAAACAGGCATTTTCCACATCtttcttataaaaacaaattacacACATGTTTACACCTACATGGAAagacatatataaatgtatatatatattcttaggtAGGATAAGGTGCTATTTTAGAATAGAAGTCTGAGCAAGAGATGATGAAGGCTTCATCTAATGCTGTAGCAGTGAGGGAGAAAAGAACTTATATTTGATACATTTTAGGGAGGTAAACTTTTCAGTATTGTTTGCTTCAACACAGAGCCAGACTTAGATTAGTTTGCTTCATTCCGTGTACTAGGCCCAAGTTAGTAAAGCTGAGTCCTGGGTATGTTATCCCCATCCCTCTGTATCCTCTGTCACGATTCTGTTCTTATGTCTAAGGAATCCTTTGGGTGTGTCTCTAGTTTTCCAATCTTGCAGTTACTCCTTGGACCTAACTACAGATATTTAGTTTGTGTTATTGGCTTTTTGCCACAAGTGCATGGCACTCACCCTCTGGTGCCACCCATTTGGGTTCTTTGGATgctaaagcaaacagaaaacaacaaagaaacagtCGTGTGGGGAAGATATCAAGTTCCAGTAAATGTCAATAAGTGCTTTAATTGAGGCAAGGACAGAATTCTTTGAAATCTAGGAGAAAGGGCTGCCTCATGCTCCTTAGGTCTGTTAGGTCAGAGGAAAAAATGCTTTCGCTTGGTGTTGGTGGATGAGTAGATATGTCACATGAGAGAGCAGTTTGAGGTAACTGTGGGGTGTTCAGGTGGAGATGACCAGGAGATGGCTGGAGTGATGGATTTAAAAGAGCAAGTAGGTCTTGACCTTGACTTCCCATTAGGGAAATTAACAACCAAATCATGCCTTGATCCTATTCACAgagattctaatttaatttatttaacatagAGAGGCAGCttgttatgttttaaaatcaaCTGTAGCCTGAGTTCACAATCACTGTAAATCAGGAGAGAGGTTTTCCTAGAGAAAATGAGGTGTAGATGATACTTGAAGTCTTAGAGAAGGATTAGTTAGGGAACAGGGAcaatgagaagaaaatagaacCGGGGACAAAAACCTTAGGGAACACCAACATTGTGATAGTTAGCAAGGAAGTAGCCAGCAAAGCTGTAAACATAATTCCTAACTCTTAATTGCATTCTGTTTTAGTTTAGGCTGTTAATGTATATTTTGCATAGTTTTTCCCTCTTATTACCCAGAGTGGATATCAGGTATCAGGATATACCGTAAATGTCTGGTTCATGTATCTCGTGTTGGTTGACAGACTGGTGAAACTGTTAACTGTTAACATTTActaattactattattactaaTGTAGGAAATCATGACCTTTAATTCTTCTTATCAGCAAATACTTATTTCTACTTCCAAGTGTATTTACAAGaattcatgaaaaaaagaaaagaaaagaattcgtGAAAGTAACAATTTCcaaaaatccattttattttttgaattcaaAGTCACCTGTCATTTTTGCCATAAATTCTTTGAGGCATGAAATAGCTTGCCAGTTGTCTATTGCTCTCAGAGTTAAAGAATGGTTATCAATTTATCATGGATGATAACCTAGCTGCAAATAGTAAAGAAAGCATTCTGTCACTTCCTAATGTTTGCCTAAAGGTAGTATCTGCCATTTCTAAATTATCTGCCTCTTCTATAGTATTTGGAGGCTCAGTATCCCTAAAGCTTTTAATAGAGCACATTTCTTACTTGGAAACCTCTTAACATTTGGTAGTAGCCCAGGGAAACATTTGCTGGTCATATCTTGCTTTGTGTGATAGAACTTGTGTAAGTGAAATTTCTCAATGtaagattataaataaaatttcttgatgTACATTTAGCATGATAGTTTTAGagagatttaatttttatttccaattcatATTCCATTCAACTCTTACAAGTAAAGTGTGGTGGATTTCAGCTCTCCAGCTTTTTAGTTGTGTAGTTAATGATCAAAAAAGACAGGACTGTTGCAAGGAACCTTACTTTTAAAGACatactttttctcttaaaaagagaGAAGTCTTCTATTACATGAGCTCTTTCAGATCAGGGGCTTGGACTTGActgtatctttatttaaaaaacaagcaaacaactgTGTCCATCTTACTCAATTTTGCATTTCAGGCACTGAGCACAGTGTCATAACTCAGTAGATATTTGTTGCATTGATATCAATCATTACCCCAATTATAAATTTCTTGTACAGTGGGTTATCTTAGGGATGGTAGGACATTGATTTAGCCTTTTATGTGGCTTTTATCATAGCACCATAAATAGAGGTGACTGCACAGCTACATGTGCTTGTTTTCAGTCACCAACTTAATTTCAGTCCCTGTTCTTTTATTGCTAAAGAGCTGCCCTTTGAGCTTTTGTTCAGTCCTGTTGTTTGATACATATAAGAACTgaatttttattggttttatttgGCTCATTTAGTAAGAGCCTAAGTCTCAGTGGCTTGTTAAATTAATGAAGTAGGAGAATAAACATTAATGAGATTTCTTTGgggttttagtatattttttaataacttcttaCATTTATTAACATTGGTATAGATTATTTACCTGTGTACATTTCAAAAGCCTCCAAATCCTTTCAGCTTCTGAAAGTTAGAGGAAATAAAATTCCATTCTCATTGATTGCTTCTTAGATTTTTATTCCTAAAATCTAGATGGAAAATCAGAGAGAGAAATTCTCCCATTACTACTTTGccccattcatttctttttatgttctgttttgtgttttcttaatgTATTTGTTTCCCCaagcatataataaatatttctcttgaTGGAACCATATCTTACATTTCATTTTAACTGCTTCAGAGTTGTGCACTTAGTAGGAACTCCATAAATAACAGTTGACTGGTTACTTGACTGACTGATTAGTTATAGGGCTAACTGTGACAGTTAAAAGCTTTTCCCCTCAGCTCAAGGCATAGCAGTTTCTTCACAGATGCATAGCTGTCCCATAAAAATACTTCCTAGAGAGAATCCTGGTTTCTCTTGTTAGGTCATTTCATAGGTGAATGATGTTTGGTTTTCAGTTAATGATTGGAAGACAGACTGTTTCAAGGAAccttatatttttctgtatttatttaggACTTCTGTTTTTGCAGTGTGAACAATTTCCTCACATGCAACCTAATCTGACTCAGCTGGTCTTTGAAGCAGCTGTCTTTACCTAGGCATTAACTGCCCAGCCTCAGTCCAGGCCTTTAACTGGAGTAGGAGCCAATTAGATGATCCTTTGTTCCTTCAGTTCCCCACCCTGCCTCAGTGCTTATATAGTAGTTAGAATGGTGACTGTTGTATGAGTAGAGATTTACTAATACCTTACCGAAAGCTATTCATATCATGTGCATGCTGTTGGGCCGGTAATGCCAAGAGATTAAATTTGTTGAGGGTTGCCCTAAGAGATGGGGCATAGGTGGGTTTGCTGAGACGAAATTCGTGTGTATTGTAATCACCCAATCCAGGTAGGTGGTTGAAGAGTGGGCCTTTTTAGGGTTGGTTTGCTTCTTACTCTGCCAATTTACTTAGGTGCTTGAGGAGCCCCTTCAGACAGTCCACAGCTTTTGAATACCTCACCTCTGATAAATTTGGAGTTCATGTTCACAGCAGAGttgtacatttttattcaaataggaactttgttgttgttgagacagtctcgctctgttgcccttggcagaatgcaatggcatcctggactaatagctcacagcaaccttagacttctgggcttaggtgatcctcctgcctcagcctccggagtacctgggactgcaggcaccatgTGGACTATGCACCACTATGTCTGGctaggcttttttattttttgtggagatgggggtcttactcctgagctcaaacaattactccgcctctgcctccctctgtaatctgctaggattacagacatgagccactgcaccaggcaaactgtttcttcttatttctatatattaCCTTTTTTGTCAGTGTAagtggtaccttttttttttttttttgagtctcattttgttgccctcagtagactgccatggtatcatagctcacagcaacctcaaacttctgggctcaagcaatcctctcgcttcagcttcccaagtagctaggactgtaggcgcctgccacaactcctggctatttttagagatggggtctcactcttgctcaggctgttcttgaacctatgagctcaggcaatctgcccagcttggcctcccagaatgctaggattataggtgtgaggcactgaaCCTGgccagcaccttttttttttttttttaaacaatatttgttctaagtttttgtttataatatataGAAACACTATGGACTTTTTACATTATTCTATAATCAGTCACTGTACTAAATCTCACTTCCAACAGTGTTTCAGCCTTTTCTTTCCCTGAATTTTGTAAGTACAGTCATATCATCTACATATATGGATAGTTTTGCCTCTTTTTGTCCAAAATAGAGTTTCACATAGCATAATGGGGAAACGCTTAGGCTCTGGAACCACTGTCGCTTGGGTTTTAAGCCTGTCTTTCCTCACTTGCTAGCTTTGTGGCTTTGGGGAAGTTCCTTAAGTTCTCTGTGCCTCAATCTCTCcctctttaaaatggggataataatagtactacTTCACGAGATTATTGGGATTATGTGAATTAAATGGTTTTATATCAGTAAAGTGTTTGGGACAGTGTATAACATAGTAAACACCATAACAAATGTgtggtaaataaaaaaataacatcttttaTCCTTGCATTGGCTAGTATAGTACTTCTAGtccaatattaaaaaatgaatataggcTTTCTTTGTTTGGTCCAGACTTCAACACAAGTGCTTACATGTTTCACTACTTTAGTGTTTTTAGTGTTTCTAGTAAAACATTGGACAGTTATGAACTGAtttgaatttttgtgtttttcatttatattaaggAACCTAGTTACCTATTGCTCTTTTGCTAAGGGTTAAAATCAGGAATAGTTTAAAAAATCTGTCCTGCCTTTTTGGTATCGACGTAATCATGTAACTTTTCTGacttatttctgacattgaactgTCCTTGCATCACTGGAATAAATACTTTGAGCTTGTAGCTTATCCTTCATTTAgtgaacattttttgaaaatttcagattgatatgagggcaTTCatgattaggttacgttgtttgcatttgtaaggtaaagtccaaatcgTAGTTGTATCCTTCACCCACAAAGTGTGCCGTGTACCTGTGTATTGTTCTCTCTGGCTGGGGGCTTCCAAACCctgcccccttctccctccttgaatttatttatttatttatttatttatttctgtagtttttggccagggctgggtttgaacccgccacttccggtatatggggctggcaccctactcctttgagccctggGTGCCGCCTCTCcttccttgaatttaattgagtttttctctcaagtgagcgtgtagttgttaatctattagtttcaatttagtattgagcacTTCccatgcttgtttttctattcctgtgatactttacttagagtgttctccaaatccatgcaggttgttatgaaagatacaaaatgtccatctttttatggctgaatagtattgcatagTATACATaggccacagtttattaatccattcaggtgTTGAAGAGCATTTGCGTTGTTGCCACATCTTTGCACGTGTGAATTGGGCTACTGTAAAATATTCAGTGAACTTCTGAGTTTTCTTTGGTATTACTTTTTAACacttttgcattaatattcataaGTGACATTTGATAGTAATTTTCAATTTTGAGGGTTAGGTTTTGGTGTTCCCGAGATGCTTTAAATACTTGAcaactttcctctctttttctataccccacaaaagtttaaattgtatgatctattcttttaaaatttaaaagaatgtcaAATTAGGACAGGAACTGAGAGATGTCATtcagttgttttaattttatagacGAAGAAATAGTGGCATGTTTACAGCTGTTTAGTGGCAGCTACTTGGGGATTAGGGGTTGGGATTATACTGTGGAGGAGACAAAATAACATTGGTTGAACATTAGGTGTTTTAAAACCAGTATCATACTTCTGATGTCCTCCTTAGATGTAGGTTTTGCTTGTTTGATATCTCAAGTTAGAGGAAAaaattctattgattttttttttttaaatagactatttttaagagcagttttaagtATAGAACAAAATTGAGTGGTAAGTTCAGAGAGTTCTCACATACCTCCTGGCCCTACGTGTTCACAGCCGCCCCCACTACTGACATCCCCACCAGAGTAGCACATTTGTTGCAGTTGATGAACCTACATTAACTTCATTATCCCCTGCAGTctgtagtttacattagggttcactgtTGGTGGGGTTACATGTTTAATGACATGTAGTGTCATTCAGAGTGTCATAGTCTCACTGCCTGCTAAATCCCTATGTTGAGCTTATTTATTCCACCTTCCCTCTAACCCCTGGCAACCAGTTCTCTTTTTGTCTCCATAGTTTTTTGCCTTTTCCAAGATGTCATGCATAATTGAATGTCTCTAAGTTGAcaatccaagggactgtaacaaagtagttaacatatggaggtggtcaacataaggaactaggcttattGCTGTTATACTgatgatacgtacatgtggtgcatgtctggtctgaaAATTAGGTCGCAgtgtatggaggtggtcagtgtggagagGTGGTCGCCTGTGGAGGCTCTCCTGCGGTTGGAATCACACTGTATGTAGTCTATTCAGattgcttctttcacttagtaatatacAGTGAAGGTTCCCcgatgtcttttcatggcttgatagcttgTTTTTAGTGCTGAATCATCTTCCATTGTCTGGACAAAATTCTATTTTGAATGGCTGAATGTCTTTCCTGAAGATATAGCTCAGTATCTTTTTCGTCTTGGAATTTTGTCCACTAACACATGTTTATTGAAAGCCAACAAAGCGTTTTGTCACTTTCTTGGGGCCCTGGGGATACAGCCATGATAAAAATGACAAGCTGCGTCTGTCCTTATGGAACCTGGCATAATTTCCAGAACCCAACAGGAACCTGCTGAATGTTTGTGGTTGAGATATGTTTGCTTGTGCATTTGGAATTGTTTTCCATAGGGAATTTCCAAACATGGTAATACACATTTGTTTACTCTAGGTGGTGGTAGAGTCATGTACACTGAGCGGATTGTGCTGTAATTAAGTCATTGATCATTGGCCTATGAATATAGTTCTCTTTATCAtgagtaaaatttaaatttgtttatattaATTGAATAGGATGcaaacattaattaaaattagaacttttaatacatcttttaaagtaaatctcaataattataatttcccaaatTCTTAAGTTTGTCTTCCTTTGTTTAGTgattgaagcattttttttttcaagatggaGCAATCCTTTATTTTTACATACTTTGATAAAGAAGTTTTCAGTAAACAATCTTTCCAGTGGAGAATGAAAATCAGCCTCCAGCCATCAGCTGCTGCTCTCTGTTCAGGGTCTAGGCTCCTCCTGGCCCAagaggtggggtggaggggtATATTTCCCTTCCTTTATTAGCTTATCCTGCTGTTTCTGGATGGCTTTCAAGCGTTGAATTGTTTTCACCCGAGTTATACATTCTGTGAAATCATGAAATTCTATCTTGCACTCTTTCTGTGCCCGGATAGTACCAATTCCATGTGCACATTCTATCCATCCTTTTTCAAAAGCGTGGCATCGAGCAGGATTCCTGTAGGGTTGTTCAGCACTTTGGATCGTCAACCTGCGATCTAAATTAAGGCCCAGCCTTTTCTGTATATCAAAGAGAGGCATGGCTGAAtgtgcaacaataaaaaaatgggtAATTAAATTCTGGTAtccttgggaagtggaggcaggagaatcgcgtaagtgcaggagtttgaggttgctgtgagctgtgacgccaccgcactctacccatggtgacagcttgaggctctgacacACTCACGATGCAGCGCCCTTGTCTGTTCTTATTTGGCTGCAGCTTTGAGATGACCAGTTTGCGACGCAGACACCTGCCGCAAAGGACGCCTGCAGTATGATGTTT is a genomic window containing:
- the LOC128596255 gene encoding NADH dehydrogenase [ubiquinone] iron-sulfur protein 5-like, with translation MPLFDIQKRLGLNLDRRLTIQSAEQPYRNPARCHAFEKGWIECAHGIGTIRAQKECKIEFHDFTECITRVKTIQRLKAIQKQQDKLIKEGKYTPPPHLLGQEEPRP